The Mauremys reevesii isolate NIE-2019 linkage group 1, ASM1616193v1, whole genome shotgun sequence genome has a segment encoding these proteins:
- the LOC120382720 gene encoding histone acetyltransferase p300-like → MFLLILQDYDLCITCYNTKNHDHKMEKLGLGLDDESNNQQTATTQSPGDSRRASIQRCIQSLVHACQCRNANCSLPSCQKMKRVVQHTKGCKRKTNGGCPVCKQLIALCCYHAKHCQENKCPVPFCLTIKHKLRQQQLQHRRQQAQMLRRRMANCWCLWPGSEACTPCDSAGQEGPRAPGCSD, encoded by the exons ATGTTCTTGCTGATTCTGCAG GATTACGACCTGTGCATCACCTGTTATAACACTAAAAACCACGACCACAAGATGGAGAAATTGGGCCTTGGCCTAGACGATGAAAGCAACAACCAGCAAACTGCAACCACCCAGAGCCCTGGTGATTCTCGCCGAGCGAGCATCCAGCGCTGCATCCAGTCCCTTGTCCATGCCTGCCAGTGTCGTAACGCCAACTGTTCACTGCCGTCCTGTCAGAAGATGAAGCGAGTTGTCCAACATACCAAAGGCTGCAAGCGCAAGACCAACGGAGGATGCCCTGTTTGCAAGCAACTCATTGCTCTTTGCTGCTACCATGCAAAGCATTGCCAGGAGAACAAGTGCCCGGTGCCCTTTTGCCTCACCATTAAACACAAGCTTCGCCAACAGCAACTTCAGCACCGTCGGCAGCAGGCGCAGATGCTCCGAAGGAGGATG GCAAACTGCTGGTGTCTATGGCCTGGCTCTGAAGCCTGCACTCCTTGTGACAGCGCTGGtcaggagggtcccagagctccagGCTGTAGTGACTAG